In a genomic window of Halobiforma lacisalsi AJ5:
- a CDS encoding glycosyltransferase family protein: MIVVLPVDPPRGGLVLPELVERTPLSAANAVALYEAAVSDTVRAAADSGGEVLINYRDAETLPVEYVGDDRPNPESEIRDLVADALEDATGDLEDVRFERQVGSTRSARAGNTVTHLLEREEAGSAGILEPTAPAVGRSEIDGAAMALRRHDVVLGPSSGGHTYLAAFGVAEPIDFTDAYAPPSHATLANRTGEAGLDLGFAPMVPTVATPSGLAATTATLEARAVAGRLTATATKATLEELGVTVGDGDEIELADEGDG; encoded by the coding sequence ATGATCGTCGTCCTGCCGGTCGATCCGCCGCGGGGAGGGCTGGTCCTGCCGGAACTCGTCGAACGAACGCCGCTCTCGGCGGCCAACGCCGTCGCCCTCTACGAGGCGGCCGTCTCGGACACGGTTCGGGCGGCCGCCGACAGCGGCGGCGAGGTGCTGATCAACTACCGCGATGCCGAGACGCTCCCCGTCGAGTACGTCGGTGATGACCGTCCGAATCCCGAATCCGAGATCCGTGACCTCGTCGCCGACGCCCTCGAGGACGCCACGGGCGACCTCGAGGACGTCCGGTTCGAACGTCAGGTCGGCTCGACCCGCTCGGCGCGGGCCGGGAACACGGTCACGCACCTCCTCGAGCGCGAGGAGGCCGGCAGCGCAGGGATACTGGAGCCGACCGCCCCCGCAGTGGGACGCTCGGAGATCGACGGCGCGGCGATGGCCCTGCGCCGCCACGACGTCGTGCTCGGCCCGTCCTCCGGCGGGCACACGTACCTGGCTGCCTTCGGGGTCGCGGAACCGATCGACTTCACGGATGCGTACGCGCCGCCGTCGCACGCGACGCTCGCGAACCGAACGGGGGAGGCGGGGCTCGATCTCGGCTTCGCGCCGATGGTCCCGACAGTGGCGACCCCCTCGGGACTCGCGGCGACGACGGCCACCCTCGAGGCTCGCGCGGTCGCCGGGCGGCTAACGGCGACCGCGACGAAGGCGACGCTCGAGGAACTCGGGGTGACCGTCGGGGACGGAGACGAGATCGAACTCGCGGACGAAGGCGACGGGTGA
- a CDS encoding Mrp/NBP35 family ATP-binding protein → MDEDAVLDLLRSVEDPELGDDIVSLGLVNDLTVEGDEVDVDLALGAPYSPTESDIAAEVREVLLGEGLEPDLSASIADRDEGSDEEAVLPGVKNVIAVASGKGGVGKSTVAVNLAAGLSQLGARVGLFDADVYGPNVPRMVDADEPPMATEEETLVPPEKYGVKLMSMAFLTGEDDPVIWRGPMVHKVITQLTEDVEWGNLDYLVVDLPPGTGDTQLTMLQTMPVTGAVIVTTPQDVALDDARKGLEMFAKHDTVVLGIAENMSTFACPDCGSEHDIFDSGGGEEFADTHEMPFLGSIPLDPAVREGGDGGEPTVLESDGDDGSEAGDAFRTITENVANNVGIVHRRNVSRASGGEPTAPDR, encoded by the coding sequence ATGGACGAAGACGCCGTTCTCGACCTGCTCCGATCGGTCGAGGACCCGGAACTCGGCGACGACATCGTCTCGCTCGGGCTCGTCAACGACCTCACGGTCGAGGGCGACGAGGTCGACGTCGACCTCGCGCTCGGGGCCCCGTACTCGCCCACCGAATCCGACATCGCGGCGGAGGTCCGCGAGGTCCTGCTCGGGGAGGGCCTCGAGCCCGACCTCTCGGCGAGCATCGCGGACCGCGACGAGGGAAGCGACGAGGAAGCGGTCCTGCCGGGCGTCAAGAACGTCATCGCCGTCGCTTCCGGGAAGGGCGGGGTCGGCAAGTCGACCGTCGCGGTCAACCTCGCGGCCGGCCTCTCGCAACTCGGGGCGCGCGTCGGCCTCTTCGACGCCGACGTCTACGGCCCCAACGTGCCGCGGATGGTCGACGCCGACGAACCGCCGATGGCGACCGAAGAGGAGACGCTCGTCCCGCCGGAGAAGTACGGCGTGAAACTGATGAGTATGGCTTTCCTCACCGGCGAGGACGACCCCGTCATCTGGCGCGGTCCGATGGTCCACAAGGTGATCACCCAACTGACGGAGGACGTCGAGTGGGGCAACCTCGACTACCTCGTGGTCGACCTCCCGCCGGGCACCGGCGACACGCAACTGACGATGCTCCAGACGATGCCCGTCACGGGCGCGGTGATCGTCACGACGCCCCAGGACGTCGCCCTCGACGACGCCCGGAAGGGCCTCGAGATGTTCGCCAAACACGACACGGTCGTGCTGGGCATCGCCGAGAACATGTCGACGTTCGCCTGTCCCGACTGCGGGAGCGAACACGACATCTTCGACTCCGGCGGTGGCGAGGAGTTCGCCGACACCCACGAGATGCCGTTCCTGGGCTCGATCCCGCTCGATCCGGCCGTCCGCGAGGGCGGCGACGGCGGGGAGCCGACGGTGCTCGAGAGCGACGGGGACGACGGCAGCGAGGCCGGCGACGCGTTCCGGACGATCACCGAGAACGTCGCGAACAACGTCGGGATCGTTCACCGGCGCAACGTCTCCCGGGCGAGCGGCGGCGAACCGACGGCACCCGACCGCTAA
- the citE gene encoding L-malyl-CoA/beta-methylmalyl-CoA lyase, with protein sequence MTDDIRLCRTFQTAPAAVPKDDSAKYLVSGLEAEGFQAPDWLVPDLEDGTAPDMKAEGLENTIEKVPEYEFPGEIWPRVEWSYEDESFREKGREQIDRLVAELGDDIEGVVVPKVGRLGDVERAAEAVAEAEREHGYADGSIGLSIIVETGRARSDLREIAMFGADSRLTALVFGPVDYAAELGGRDLGDGMPRWDGLLEALSNEASAAGLLAIGGPFDDLFTERAGLTYYNAEEYADQIEYEARIGLDGSWSLYPKQTIQANTVHMPTPEELERDVSKIERFNAAKREGTGAVTLDGQMVDEATFKNFKNTVEQVRAIDATRPEQTADYYDEDLLERALELELSYR encoded by the coding sequence ATGACCGACGACATCCGACTCTGCCGTACGTTCCAGACCGCACCGGCCGCCGTTCCGAAAGACGACTCGGCGAAGTACCTCGTCTCCGGCCTCGAGGCCGAGGGGTTCCAGGCCCCCGACTGGCTCGTGCCCGACCTCGAGGACGGCACCGCGCCCGATATGAAAGCCGAGGGGCTCGAGAACACGATCGAGAAGGTGCCCGAGTACGAGTTCCCGGGGGAGATCTGGCCCCGCGTCGAGTGGAGCTACGAGGACGAGTCGTTCCGCGAGAAAGGCCGGGAGCAGATCGACCGGCTCGTCGCCGAACTGGGCGACGACATAGAGGGCGTCGTCGTCCCCAAGGTCGGCCGCCTCGGGGACGTCGAACGCGCCGCGGAGGCCGTCGCCGAGGCCGAGCGCGAACACGGCTACGCGGACGGCTCGATCGGCCTCTCGATCATCGTCGAGACCGGCCGGGCCCGGTCGGATCTGCGCGAGATCGCGATGTTCGGCGCGGATTCGCGACTCACTGCACTGGTCTTCGGCCCCGTCGACTACGCCGCGGAACTCGGCGGCCGCGACCTCGGCGACGGGATGCCCCGCTGGGACGGCCTGCTCGAGGCGCTGTCGAACGAGGCCAGCGCGGCGGGCCTGCTCGCGATCGGCGGTCCGTTCGACGACCTGTTCACGGAACGTGCCGGGCTGACCTACTACAACGCCGAGGAGTACGCCGACCAGATCGAGTACGAGGCCCGGATCGGCCTCGACGGCTCCTGGTCGCTGTATCCGAAACAGACGATCCAGGCGAACACGGTTCACATGCCCACGCCCGAGGAACTCGAGCGCGACGTGAGCAAGATCGAGCGGTTCAACGCCGCCAAGCGGGAGGGAACCGGCGCTGTGACCCTGGACGGTCAGATGGTCGACGAGGCCACGTTCAAGAACTTCAAAAACACCGTCGAGCAGGTGCGGGCGATCGACGCGACCCGACCCGAGCAGACGGCCGACTACTACGACGAGGACCTGCTCGAACGGGCGCTCGAACTCGAGTTGTCCTACCGGTAA
- the mch gene encoding 2-methylfumaryl-CoA hydratase, with the protein MTDWTDPDTFAQALERAETREKGNCFEDFAEGDVLEHDPGLTLSRWGNEEWMSQTLNHDPAYWRGDAARERGFDEPPIHPDYLTAATLGITVEDLSEKGGYFLGRTDVRFPGTPVSPGTELRVESEVVSTSASSSRPEYGIVTWRTRGTDAETGETLCAYERTNMIPRREPVATDGSGATATEEDGDGPDLPEELLVPEGGYFEDFVAALEDAADRDAAVAYRHERGRTQDDVTVASLPLATLNTAKQHHNADVMAEAPSGDIVTYGDVTRSTALGHARSDERTWREVGFDDEQFHTFVTPGDTVYAFTRVLEAEDDASRSDRAGTVRFEHIAFNQDDDPVYSGTRTAEIRKRPN; encoded by the coding sequence ATGACCGACTGGACAGACCCAGATACGTTCGCACAGGCGCTCGAGCGCGCGGAAACCCGGGAGAAAGGCAACTGCTTCGAGGACTTCGCGGAGGGCGACGTCCTCGAGCACGACCCCGGACTCACCCTTTCCCGCTGGGGCAACGAGGAGTGGATGAGCCAGACGCTGAACCACGACCCGGCCTACTGGCGGGGGGACGCGGCCCGGGAACGCGGGTTCGACGAACCGCCGATCCACCCCGACTACCTCACGGCCGCGACCCTCGGGATCACCGTCGAGGATTTGAGCGAGAAAGGCGGCTACTTCCTCGGCCGGACCGACGTCAGGTTCCCCGGCACGCCGGTCTCGCCCGGCACCGAACTCCGCGTCGAAAGCGAGGTCGTCAGCACGTCGGCCTCGAGTTCCCGGCCCGAGTACGGGATCGTCACCTGGCGCACCCGCGGGACGGACGCCGAGACGGGCGAGACCCTGTGTGCCTACGAGCGGACGAACATGATCCCGCGCCGGGAACCCGTCGCGACCGACGGGAGCGGGGCTACCGCTACCGAGGAAGACGGCGACGGTCCAGACCTTCCAGAGGAGTTGCTCGTCCCCGAAGGTGGCTACTTCGAGGACTTCGTCGCCGCGCTCGAGGACGCCGCGGATCGGGATGCCGCCGTCGCCTATCGCCACGAGCGGGGCCGCACGCAGGACGACGTCACCGTCGCCTCGCTCCCGCTCGCGACGCTCAACACGGCCAAACAGCACCACAACGCCGACGTCATGGCCGAGGCGCCGTCGGGCGACATCGTCACCTACGGCGACGTCACCCGCTCGACCGCGCTGGGTCACGCCCGTTCGGACGAACGGACCTGGCGCGAGGTCGGCTTCGACGACGAACAGTTCCACACCTTCGTGACGCCGGGCGATACCGTCTACGCGTTCACGCGCGTCCTCGAGGCCGAGGACGACGCCTCGCGGTCGGACCGGGCCGGCACCGTCCGGTTCGAGCACATCGCCTTCAACCAGGACGACGACCCCGTCTACTCGGGGACCAGAACCGCGGAGATTCGCAAGCGACCGAACTGA
- a CDS encoding aminoglycoside N(3)-acetyltransferase, with translation MSDPLPEERSSEPITVESLTTDLRDLGVAAGETVLVHGSLSSLGWVCGGAPAVVDALQRVLGEDGTLVMPTHSPGNRDPTNMGNPPVPDSWYDTVREEMPPYRPAVTPTQGIGAIAECFRSYPGVRRSAHPQHSFAAWGADAEFVTGDHPYDYSLGESSPLARVYDLEGRVLFLGTTHATNTSLHLAEYRAGIDIERTSHASAVRVDGDREWVEWEDLDVDDGDFPDCGEAFERAHPDAFESGQVGVGDAKLLDQRPLVDFAVDWFEANRE, from the coding sequence ATGAGCGATCCGCTGCCCGAAGAGCGATCGTCGGAGCCGATCACGGTCGAGTCGCTGACGACGGATCTCCGCGACCTCGGCGTGGCGGCCGGGGAGACGGTGCTGGTCCACGGTTCGCTGTCCTCCCTGGGGTGGGTCTGTGGTGGCGCTCCTGCCGTGGTCGACGCCCTCCAGCGTGTCCTCGGAGAGGACGGTACGCTCGTGATGCCGACGCACTCGCCCGGCAACAGGGACCCGACCAACATGGGGAATCCACCGGTTCCCGACTCCTGGTACGATACGGTTCGAGAGGAGATGCCGCCGTACCGGCCCGCCGTGACGCCGACCCAGGGGATTGGCGCCATCGCCGAGTGCTTCCGATCCTACCCGGGCGTCCGCCGGAGCGCCCACCCGCAACACTCCTTCGCCGCGTGGGGGGCCGACGCCGAGTTCGTCACCGGGGATCATCCGTACGACTACTCGCTCGGCGAGTCGTCGCCGCTCGCCCGGGTCTACGACCTCGAGGGCCGAGTCCTGTTTCTGGGCACCACCCACGCGACGAACACTTCGCTCCACCTCGCGGAGTACCGCGCGGGCATCGACATCGAGCGGACGAGCCACGCGAGCGCGGTCCGCGTCGACGGCGACCGCGAGTGGGTCGAGTGGGAGGACCTCGACGTCGACGACGGCGACTTCCCGGACTGTGGCGAGGCCTTCGAGCGTGCGCACCCGGACGCCTTCGAGTCGGGGCAGGTCGGGGTCGGCGACGCGAAACTGCTCGATCAGCGCCCGCTCGTCGACTTCGCCGTCGACTGGTTCGAGGCGAACCGGGAGTAA
- a CDS encoding nuclear transport factor 2 family protein: MADTDTGRDPEALVREYYDLVDADEYDDLVALFTDDVRYERPGQGAIEGREALRRFYEAERPLEEGSHEVHDLVVDREEGVGGLTVAVRGTFSGRQGDETVEFGFADFHELTPAGDAIARRYTFTDRDEV, translated from the coding sequence ATGGCAGATACCGACACGGGACGCGATCCGGAAGCGCTCGTCAGGGAGTACTACGACCTCGTGGACGCCGACGAATACGACGACCTCGTCGCACTCTTCACCGACGACGTTCGGTACGAACGTCCCGGACAGGGTGCGATCGAGGGCCGCGAGGCGCTGCGGCGGTTCTACGAGGCGGAACGGCCGCTCGAGGAGGGGAGCCACGAGGTACACGACCTGGTCGTCGACCGCGAGGAGGGCGTCGGCGGCCTGACGGTCGCGGTCCGTGGCACCTTTTCCGGCCGGCAGGGCGACGAGACGGTCGAGTTCGGGTTCGCGGACTTCCACGAGTTGACCCCAGCAGGGGACGCCATCGCCCGTCGCTACACGTTCACGGATCGCGACGAGGTGTGA
- a CDS encoding uracil-DNA glycosylase → MDEDCRNCPALCETREQIVHGYGDVGADFLFVGERPTARADAVGVPFLSEGDGDEAENENDGTTLRRILERLALCDATSPADRPGLENTYLTNLTRCRDPERPPTDEEIGNCEPFLNAEIRSINPEVLVPVGERALEELGTEYTTTPVEDLSFPDAHATTIRGRGFALVPMIDPREQSDAQTQAWLEHFAELMASDYRQTKGRRER, encoded by the coding sequence ATGGACGAGGACTGCCGGAACTGTCCGGCGCTCTGTGAGACTCGGGAGCAAATCGTACACGGTTACGGCGACGTCGGGGCCGACTTCCTGTTCGTCGGCGAGCGACCCACCGCGCGGGCCGACGCGGTCGGGGTTCCGTTTCTGTCGGAGGGCGACGGGGACGAGGCCGAGAACGAAAACGACGGCACCACGCTCCGGCGCATCCTCGAGCGACTCGCGCTCTGTGACGCCACCTCGCCCGCGGATCGCCCCGGCCTCGAGAACACCTACCTGACGAACCTGACGCGGTGTCGCGATCCCGAGCGCCCGCCGACCGACGAGGAGATCGGCAACTGCGAGCCTTTCCTCAACGCCGAGATCAGGTCGATCAACCCAGAGGTGCTCGTCCCGGTCGGCGAGCGAGCCCTCGAGGAACTCGGGACGGAGTACACGACGACCCCCGTCGAGGACCTCTCATTCCCCGACGCTCACGCGACGACCATCCGCGGGCGCGGGTTCGCCCTGGTGCCGATGATCGACCCCCGCGAGCAGAGCGACGCCCAGACGCAGGCGTGGCTCGAGCACTTCGCGGAGCTGATGGCGTCGGATTACCGACAGACGAAGGGGCGACGGGAACGGTAG